In Trichoderma atroviride chromosome 2, complete sequence, one DNA window encodes the following:
- a CDS encoding uncharacterized protein (BUSCO:EOG092D080M): MAAASVSKAMEGLAVSKTKELKGTEKRDTLIVVEKKYQKQWAEDGVFETNAPTTTEVPFHSISPAELREQQPKFFGTMAYPYMNGTLHAGHTFSATKVEFAAGTARMQGKRALFPMGFHCTGMPIKACADKLVNEIKLFGEDFSGYKEEEAVVEEQPKPAAKQTKEDVTKFTTNKSKANAKTVKMKYQFQIMQAIGIPTEDIHLFADSQYWLKYFPPLAIRDLTSFGSRIDWRRSFVTTDANPYYDAFIRWQMNRLKELNKIKFGKRYTIYSIKDGQPCMDHDRSEGEAVNPQEYTALKLKVLEWAPKAAEAIKGKIPDGANVFLVPATLRPETMYGQTCCFVGPKLNYGLFKVDDNNYFVITERAARNMAYQGIFSKEGSIEKAADLVGSDIVGTLVNAPLSLHKEGVRVLPMETVLPTKGTGVVTSVPSDSPDDFATVTELAKKADYYGIKKEWAELEIYPIIETPSYGDLCAPFLVKKLKIASPKDTKQLEEAKELAYKEGFYQGIIKVGDFKGEKVETAKPKVRAQLFEAGEAFAYSEPERKVVSRSGDDCIVALMDQWYLDYGEQSWRETALKWVDNADGKGLETWAPETKNGFEGVLNWLNQWACARSFGLGSKLPWDKQFLVESLSDSTIYMAYYTVAHFLHKDLFGRTKGIGNVGAEQMTDEVWDAIFCRRDITDDVVSSSNIPRETLESMRREFEYFYPLDLRSSGKDLIPNHLTFFLYIHLAIFPPEYWPRGVRANGHLMLNGEKMAKSTGNFMTLKEMVEKYGADASRIALADAGDGVSDANFEEDVADNNILRLFTLREWCEEMVKDQNELRTGEINNFQDGLFNNELNACAKEAIEQYGLTNYKLALKASLYELTSARDFYREACAAGGIKMHKDLVFRYIELQALLMAVIAPHWSEYIWLEVLKKDSTIHNARFPDVPAVDAALSAKREYVRSTASNINSAEGQQLKKKAKGKEVSFDPKRPKKLTIYMAARFPAWQAKYIDLLKEMWNPATKSVDDKALNGKIGKLGEMKKAMPFVQGLKKRLQAGEPASVVLEQKLAFDEKETLIQMMPGLKRTSGLSVAEILVVEEGGKKGVRLEDGKEVEISVPVAENAVPGQPTFFFENVEA; the protein is encoded by the exons atggcggcggcttctgtGTCAAAGGCCATGGAGGGCCTGGCAGTCTCCAAGACCAAGGAATTGAAAGGA ACCGAGAAGCGCGACACCCTCATTGTCGTCGAGAAGAAGTATCAGAAGCAATGGGCCGAGGACGGCGTTTTCGAGACGAATGCCCCGACAACGACCGAGGTGCCTTTCCactccatctctccagccgAGCTGCGAGAACAGCAACCCAAATTCTTCGGCACCATGGCTTATCCTTACATGAACGGTACTCTCCACGCCGGCCACACCTTCTCAGCCACAAAGGTCGAGTTTGCCGCGGGCACGGCGAGAATGCAGGGCAAGCGTGCGCTGTTCCCCATGGGCTTCCACTGCACTGGTATGCCCATCAAGGCTTGCGCCGATAAGCTGGTCAACGAGATCAAGCTGTTCGGTGAGGACTTCTCTGGCTacaaggaggaagaggctgttGTCGAGGAGCAGCCAAAGCCCGCAGCCAAGCAGACCAAGGAGGATGTTACCAAGTTCACCaccaacaagagcaaggccAACGCCAAGACCGTCAAGATGAAGTATCAGTTCCAGATCATGCAGGCCATTGGAATTCCTACCGAGGATATTCATCTGTTTGCTGATTCTCAGTACTGGCTGAAGTACTTCCCTCCCCTGGCCATCAGAGATTTAACAAGCTTCGGCTCAAGAATCGACTGGCGACGATCATTCGTCACAACCGACGCCAACCCTTACTACGACGCCTTCATTCGATGGCAGATGAACCGCCTAAAGGAGCTGAACAAGATCAAGTTTGGCAAGCGATATACAATCTACTCTATCAAGGACGGCCAGCCGTGTATGGACCACGACCGCTCGGAGGGTGAAGCTGTTAACCCTCAAGAATACACTGCTCTGAAGCTCAAGGTTTTGGAGTGGGCgcccaaggctgccgaggccatcaagggcAAGATCCCTGATGGCGCCAACGTCTTCTTGGTGCCTGCTACTCTGAGACCCGAGACCATGTACGGACAAACCTGCTGTTTCGTCGGCCCCAAGTTGAACTACGGTCTGTTCAAGGTTGATGACAACAACTACTTTGTCATCACTGAGCGAGCCGCTCGTAACATGGCTTACCAGGGCATTTTCTCCAAGGAGGGCTCCATCGAGAAGGCTGCTGACCTTGTGGGCTCTGACATTGTTGGAACTCTGGTCAACGCCCCTCTATCGCTGCACAAGGAGGGTGTCAGAGTTCTGCCCATGGAAACCGTCCTGCCCACCAAGGGTACCGGTGTCGTCACCTCTGTCCCGTCAGACAGCCCTGATGATTTCGCAACCGTTACCGAGCTGGCAAAGAAGGCTGATTACTACGGAATCAAGAAGGAGTGggccgagctggagattTACCCCATCATTGAAACTCCATCCTACGGAGACCTGTGCGCGCCCTTCTtggtcaagaagctgaagattgCTTCACCCAAGGATAccaagcagctggaagaggccaaagagcTGGCATACAAGGAAGGTTTCTACCAGGGTATCATCAAGGTTGGTGACTTCAAGGGCGAGAAGGTCGAGACGGCCAAGCCCAAGGTCAGGGCTCAGCTATtcgaggctggcgaggctTTTGCCTACTCAGAACCCGAGCGCAAGGTTGTCAGCCGATCTGGCGATGACTGTATCGTCGCACTGATGGACCAGTGGTACCTAGACTACGGCGAGCAGTCCTGGAGGGAGACTGCCCTGAAATGGGTTGACAATGCCGATGGAAAGGGCTTGGAGACTTGGGCTCCTGAGACCAAGAACGGCTTCGAGGGTGTGCTGAACTGGCTGAACCAGTGGGCTTGCGCCCGATCATTCGGCCTGGGATCAAAACTGCCTTGGGACAAGCAATTCCTGGTTGAGAGTCTGAGTGACTCGACCATCTACATGGCTTACTATACCGTTGCCCACTTCCTGCACAAGGACTTGTTCGGCCGTACCAAGGGCATTGGCAACGTTGGTGCCGAGCAAATGACTGATGAGGTCTGGGACGCCATTTTCTGCCGCCGCGACATCACAGATGATGTTGTTTCCAGCTCCAACATCCCCCGTGAGACTTTGGAGAGCATGCGACGAGAATTCGAATACTTCTACCCTCTGGATCTGCGCAGTTCCGGAAAGGACTTGATCCCCAATCACTTGACATTCTTCCTGTACATCCACTTGGCTATCTTCCCGCCGGAATACTGGCCCCGTGGTGTCCGAGCCAACGGCCATCTGATGCTGAACggcgagaagatggccaagagcaCTGGCAACTTCATGACTTTGAAAGAAATGGTGGAGAAATACGGCGCTGATGCTTCTCGTATTGCTCTGGccgatgctggtgatggtgtCAGCGATGCCAACTTTGAGGAAGATGTTGCCGACAACAACATTCTGCGTCTGTTCACTCTGCGTGAGTGGTGCGAGGAGATGGTCAAGGATCAGAACGAGCTGCGTACCGGCGAGATCAACAATTTCCAGGACGGCCTGTTCAACAATGAGCTGAACGCTTGCGCCAAGGAAGCCATTGAGCAATACGGCCTGACCAACTACAAGCTGGCCCTGAAGGCATCTCTATATGAGCTGACCAGTGCTCGTGACTTTTACCGCGAGGCTTGTGCGGCCGGCGGTATCAAGATGCACAAGGACCTGGTATTCCGGTACATTGAGCTACAAGCCCTGCTGATGGCTGTCATCGCCCCTCATTGGTCCGAATACATCTGGTTGGAAGTCTTGAAGAAGGACTCCACTATCCATAATGCCAGGTTCCCTGACGTGCCGGCCGTTGACGCTGCCCTGTCAGCTAAGCGAGAGTACGTCCGAAGCACCGCTTCTAACATCAACTCTGCTGAGggccagcagctgaagaagaaggctaaGGGCAAGGAAGTTTCCTTTGACCCCAAGAGGCCCAAGAAGTTGACCATTTACATGGCTGCCCGATTCCCAGCCTGGCAGGCCAAGTACATTGATCTGCTGAAGGAGATGTGGAACCCCGCGACCAAGTCTGTTGACGATAAGGCATTGAACGGCAAGATTGGCAAGTTGggcgagatgaagaaggccatgCCCTTTGTTCAGGGTCTGAAGAAGCGCCTGCAGGCTGGTGAGCCTGCCAGCGTCGTCCTGGAGCAGAAGCTGGCTTTCGATGAGAAGGAGACGTTGATCCAGATGATGCCCGGCCTGAAGCGAACGTCTGGCCTGTCAGTCGCTGAGATCCTGGTGGTTGAGGAAGGCGGTAAGAAGGGCGTTAGACTGGAGGACGGTAAGGAGGTGGAAATCTCAGTCCCTGTTGCCGAGAATGCGGTCCCTGGTCAGCctactttcttctttgagaaTGTGGAGGCTTAA
- a CDS encoding uncharacterized protein (EggNog:ENOG41~TransMembrane:1 (o74-93i)), producing MFPTLLRRVAQSAKESLPKQVPFSLTNNPHKARKVWPPDFKELTHQQQLRFEKKYKRRVALASRSPRWDKGVKYAQLATMAAAMIWLVFFSEFEWWGQKYKPSEELRKHAINLFGVLDPEKRYERRKDAPEVNPSRGSDSK from the exons ATGTTTCCAACTCTTCTCAGACGAGTGGCTCAATCAGCAAAGGAGTCTCTACCCAAACAAGTTCCGTTCAGTCTCACGAACAATCCTCACAAGGCTCGAAAAGTATGGCCACCTGACTTCAAAGAGTTGACTCATCAGCAACAACTCCGATTTGAGAAGAAGTACAAGCGTCGCGTCGCCCTCGCAAGCCGTTCGCCGAGATGGGACAAGGGCGTCAAGTATGCGCAGCTTGCCACAATGGCTG CGGCGATGATATGGCTTGTATTTTTCTCTGAGTTTGAGTGGTGGGGACAAAAGTATAAGCCATCAGAAGAG CTACGGAAACACGCCATCAATCTCTTTGGTGTGCTAGATCCCGAAAAGAGATATGAGCGCCGGAAAGATGCGCCGGAAGTAAACCCATCGCGAGGCTCGGATTCCAAATAA
- a CDS encoding uncharacterized protein (BUSCO:EOG092D4MNU) yields MINAFLVFNGQGQPRLTKFYTQLDTSIQQRLISEIFTLVSNRPSGSCNFLPLPPLLAASGTSHSSTEEQNDVPSLVTYRNYATLYFIIISTATESPLALIDLIQVYVEALDKLFENVCELDLIFNFESLHATLSEMIIGGVVIETSLDRIVSGVRAQGTVAKRPVNEGRGTIGSGMGLGGNFAWTGRV; encoded by the exons ATGATTAACGCATTTTTGGTCTTCAATGGCCAGGGCCAGCCTCGGCTCACCAAGTTCTACACCCAGCTG GAcaccagcatccagcagcgcctgATATCGGAGATATTCACGCTCGTGTCGAATCGACCGTCGGGCTCTTGCAActttctgcctctgcctcctcttctcGCCGCCTCCGGCACATCGCACAGCTCGACCGAAGAGCAGAATGATGTCCCCTCGCTGGTGACATACCGCAACTACGCCACTCTctacttcatcatcatctctaCCGCCACAGAATCGCCCCTTGCGTTGATCGACTTGATACAGGTGTACGTCGAGGCGCTCGATAAGTTGTTTGAGAACGTCTGCGAGCTTgatctcatcttcaactttgaaTCGCTACATGCGACCTTGTCGGAAATGATTATAGGAGGTGTTGTGATAGAGACGAGTCTTGATCGCATTGTTTCTGGTGTCAGAGCCCAGGGAACAGTCGCCAAACGGCCGGTGAATGAGGGACGAGGCACTATTGGGTCAGGAATGGGTCTTGGAGGCAACTTTGCATGGACAGGAAGGGTATAA
- a CDS encoding uncharacterized protein (EggNog:ENOG41) has product MTTAAPSKLDITHAYRHLYRGLLRAVQYSAPARYVARDQLRAAFRERNAALDHEGVKRTVWFLEAAAKERGLEHKILKNLIRVRLDRAWGTRAWKRALNETKMKPDARQLRDDAMQHYNMTVAMLNKSMGLCLR; this is encoded by the exons ATGACAACCGCAGCACCCTCCAAGCTGGACATAACCCACGCTTACCGGCACCTCTACCGGGGCCTCCTCCGCGCCGTGCAGTACTCGGCGCCGGCGCGATACGTGGCGCGGGACCAGCTCCGGGCGGCGTTCCGGGAGCGCAATGCGGCGCTGGATCACGAGGGCGTGAAGAGGACGGTGTGGTtcttggaggcggcggccaaGGAGAGGGGCCTGGAGCATAAGATTCTGAAGAACTTGATCCGGGTGCGGCTGGATCGGGCGTGGGGGACGAGGGCTTGGAAGAGGGCTTTGAAtgagacgaagatgaa GCCTGATGCGAGACAACTACGAGATGATGCGATGCAGCACTATAATATGACTGTTGCGATGCTGAATAAGAGCATGGGGCTTTGTTTACGATGA
- a CDS encoding uncharacterized protein (EggNog:ENOG41~TransMembrane:11 (i15-33o59-78i90-108o114-135i147-165o177-200i266-290o302-324i331-352o364-384i425-446o)) has product MAGSSGSIHGLTGKALLYFTSIFVSLGVFLFGYDQGVMSGIITGPYFIDYFNHPSKAEVGTMVAILEIGAFISSLVVGRVGDIIGRRRTILYGSCIFFVGGALQTLATSMSMMMVGRIVAGLGVGMLSTIVPVYQSEISPPHNRGKLACIEFSGNIIGYTTSVWVDYGCGFIESNLSWRIPLMMQCIMGALLGLGSLIIVESPRWLLDNDHDEEGMVVIANLYGGGDIHNAKARDEYREIKMDVLLQRQEGERSYTDMFRRYRTRVFIAMSAQGLAQLNGINVISYYAPYVFESAGWVGHDAVLMTGFNGITYFLSTIPPWYLVDRWGRRMILLTGAVFMAISLSLISYFLYLDIKWTPRLVVLFVMIYNAAFGYSWGPIPWLYPPEILPLSIRSKGASLSTATNWAFNWLVGEMTPILQEWIKWRLYLVHAFFCVASFIIVYFVYPETCGVRLEEMDSLFGDASTVATPSIRAETGSLIRGGSPIGSSRTPFRSTTPIPGLTLDPPDGNDSKPNQSGGGDDRSISGWLSRVVNRGRSGSSSSGQGRYAPIGQEDEGRNDN; this is encoded by the exons atggcGGGATCCTCGGGCTCTATCCATGGCCTTACAGGCAAGGCCTTGCT GTATTTTACAAGTATATTCGTCTCACTCGGCGTTTTCCTTTTCGGATATGATCAGGGTGTCATGTCGGGCATTATCAC CGGCCCGTATTTCATCGACTACTTTAACCACCCGTCCAAGGCCGAGGTCGGGACAATGGTTGCTATTCTCGAAATAGGAGCCTTCATCTCGTCCCTTGTTGTTGGCCGTGTTGGTGACATCATCGGCCGGCGACGAACCATCTTGTATGGTtcctgcatcttcttcgtcggagGAGCGTTGCAGACGCTCGCCACGTCCatgtcgatgatgatggttgGGCGAATAGTCGCTGGTCTCGGCGTCGGCATGCTTTCTACCATTGTCCCTGTCTACCAGTCCGAGATTTCCCCCCCTCACAACCGCGGCAAACTTGCTTGTATCGAGTTTTCTGGCAATATCATCGGATACACGACTTCCGTATGGGTCGACTACGGCTGCGGGTTCATCGAGAGCAACTTGTCATGGCGCATTCCTCTCATGATGCAATGTATCATGGGAGCACTTTTGGGGTTGGGAAGCTTGATCATTGTGGAATCACCCAG ATGGCTCCTGGACAATGaccatgatgaagaaggcatGGTTGTCATTGCTAACCTTTATGGCGGCGGCGATATTCATAATGCCAAGGCGCGCGACGAGTATCGCGAGATCAAAATGGatgtccttcttcagcgTCAAGAAGGTGAGAGATCGTATACTGACATGTTTCGCCGATATCGCACTCGAGTTTTCATCGCAATGTCTGCGCAGGGTCTTGCGCAGCTCAACGGAATCAACGTCATTTCATACTACGCTCCATACGTCTTTGAATCTGCTGGTTGGGTTGGCCACGATGCCGTTCTCATGACTGGTTTCAACGGCATCACTTACTTCCTTTCTACCATTCCGCCCTGGTATCTTGTGGATCGATGGGGTCGACGAATGATTCTTCTCACTGGCGCCGTCTTCATGGCCATCTCACTGTCTCTCATCTCGTACTTCCTCTATCTTGACATCAAATGGACCCCTAGGCTGGTCGTTCTGTTTGTCATGATATACaatgctgcctttggctaCTCATGGGGACCTATCCCCTGGCTCTACCCCCCCGAAATCCTGCCTCTTAGCATTCGCTCCAAGGGTGCCAGCTTGTCGACTGCAACGAACTGGGCCTTCAACTGGCTCGTTGGAGAAATGACACCGATTCTGCAAGAGTGGATTAAATGGCGCTTGTATCTCGTCCATGCCTTCTTTTGTGTTGCTAGTTTTATAATTG TCTACTTTGTCTACCCAGAGACTTGTGGTGTCCGTCTCGAAGAGATGGACTCGCTATTCGGGGACGCCAGCACTGTGGCTACCCCGTCTATTCGTGCAGAAACCGGGTCACTCATCCGAGGAGGATCGCCTATTGGATCCAGCCGTACGCCATTTCGCTCAACTACACCCATCCCAGGGCTCACCCTTGACCCTCCCGATGGCAATGATAGCAAACCCAACCAGAGTGGTGGTGGCGACGACCGAAGCATTAGTGGATGGTTATCAAGGGTCGTTAATCGCGGCCGTTCAGGCAGTTCGAGTAGCGGCCAAGGGCGGTATGCTCCAATCggccaagaagacgagggTCGCAATGACAACTAA
- a CDS encoding uncharacterized protein (EggNog:ENOG41~TransMembrane:7 (o54-74i86-103o115-137i149-170o190-215i227-246o261-279i)) produces MGSTAFGNFDDFCKDSTLPVCNLLSQQFHNQTGPWGGCELTGISLSHGRHLGNIGSIILCGLGIVMATFLILKADKKKAAVGRREIQLFLIGYILISICEIFSVGEFPLNDTVRIAFSGIHIGAIIATTWILMLNAVVGYQLLDDGTPLSLSLLAISSGALFVGTGYIALDTGYSWSGFWDSSYKLPNRNIALYVLYQLIPLIFLVAFYVLETILVLRVLGELRPMIYLTGAALLFAIGQIFNYVISKYICDGSSGKVDGALFETFFTLLAVGMLFVFWSSITEDDWPMPATESYTAPGYTANAGYAGQSYAGQSYAQGYSSQSYNTQPYN; encoded by the exons ATGGGGTCCACGGCTTTTGGAAACTTTGAT GACTTTTGCAAAGACTCGACTTTGCCAGTCTGCAAT CTTCTATCTCAACAATTCCACAACCAAACCGGTCCATGGGGAGGATGTGAGCTCACAGGAATTTCGCTGAGCCATGGCCGACACCTGGGCAACATTGGATCAATCATCCTGTGTGGCCTTGGGATTGTCATGGCGACCTTTTTGATTCTCAAGGcggacaagaaaaaagctgCCGTGGGCCGTCG CGAAATTCAGCTGTTCCTCATCGGCTATATTCTCATCAGCATATGCGAGATTTTCTCTGTTGGCGAATTCCCTCTCAACGATACCGTGCGAATA GCTTTTAGTGGTATTCACATTGGCGCCATTATTGCAACTACTTGGATTCTCATGTTGAACGCTGTTGTCGGATACCAGCTGTTGGACGACGGAACCCCATTGTCCCTAAGCCTGCTGGCGATTTCCTCTGGCGCGCTCTTTGTTGGTACCGGCTATATTGCTCTCGACACGGGCTACAGCTGGAGCGGCTTTTGGGACAGCAGCTACAAACTCCCGAACCGCAACATCGCCCTCTACGTCCTGTACCAGCTTATCCCGCTGATATTCCTCGTTGCCTTTTATGTTCTCGAGACTATCCTTGTGCTTCGAGTCCTGGGAGAGCTCCGCCCGATGATATATTTGACCGGAGCAGCGCTACTTTTCGCCATCGGTCAGATCTTCAATTACGTGATCAGCAAGTACATCTGCGATgggagcagcggcaaagtGGACGGAGCCCTCTTTGAAACGTTTTTCACGCTTCTGGCCGTAGGCATGCTTTTTGTCTTCTGGTCAAGCATTACTGAGGACGACTGGCCGATGCCTGCAACAGAATCTTACACAGCCCCGGGCTATACTGCCAATGCTGGATATGCTGGCCAGTCATATGCCGGCCAGTCCTACGCCCAGGGCTACTCATCTCAATCGTACAATACTCAGCCTTACAACTGA
- a CDS encoding uncharacterized protein (BUSCO:EOG092D1S42), protein MADSDGEYVADMSDDDIMDHTVTDGDPSAARPKGAKASKKKRDRNGSKAWEQSKRTWETDLPEEDDGMLNLAGYEAERRRRLLRDTTPLQRGIIRHLVLVLDMSFAMAEKDLLPTRHRLTLSYAAAFVREYFEQNPISQLGIVGMRDGVAVRISDMGGNPAEHLERLRDLEGQDPQGNPSLQNALEMCRGALFHAPSHGTREVLIIYGALLSSDPGDIHDTIGNLIADRIRVSVVGLSAQVAICAELCSRTNAGDESQYNVAMDETHYRELFLAATTPPVNRTKEQSTSSLLMMGFPSRTLAPGGNHQLLRLPQQALPRGLSLHSMQRQGLQTTFRMSRLRTDAYSVYTSCSILSSSFPFAKLGGSTLGRSHAIHSLFLLPDFLSRTTQINQGQGKG, encoded by the exons ATGGCCGACTCCGATGGCGAGTACGTCGCCGACATGTCGGACGACGACATCATGGACCACACCGTGACCGACGGCGACCCGAGCGCAGCCCGACCCAAGGGCGCCAAAgcatccaagaagaagcgcgacCGCAACGGCTCCAAGGCATGGGAACAGTCCAAGCGGACGTGGGAGACGGACCTCCCCGAGGAGGACGACGGCATGCTCAACCTGGCGGGCTACGAGGCCGAgcgccggcggcggctgctgcgcgaCACGACGCCGCTGCAGCGAGGCATCATCCGGCacctggtgctggtgctggacaTGTCgtttgccatggccgagaAGGACCTGCTGCCCACGCGGCACCGGCTGACGCTGAGCTACGCGGCGGCCTTTGTGCGCGAGTACTTTGAGCAGAACCCGATTTCGCAGCTGGGCATTGTGGGCATGAGGGATGGAGTGGCCGTTCGCATCAGCGACATGGGAGGGAATCCGGCCGAGCATCTGGAGCGGCTGCGGGATCTGGAGGGCCAGGACCCGCAGGGGAATCCGAGTTTGCAGAATGCGCTGGAGATGTGTCGCGGAGCGCTGTT CCATGCTCCTTCACACGGCACACGCGAGGTGCTCATCATATACGGCGCCCTGCTATCGAGCGACCCGGGCGACATCCACGACACCATCGGCAACCTCATCGCCGACAGAATACGGGTATCTGTCGTCGGACTGTCCGCCCAGGTCGCCATTTGCGCAGAGCTCTGCTCACGGACGAACGCGGGCGACGAATCACAATACAATGTCGCCATGGACGAAACACACTACAGAGAGCTCTTCCTCGCGGCAACCACACCGCCGGTGAACCGAACAAAAGAGCAGAGCACATCCAGTCTCCTGATGATGGGCTTCCCATCTCGGACGCTTGCTCCTGGGGGGAACCACCAGCTACTGCGCCTGCCACAGCAAGCCTTGCCGAGAGGGCTATCTCTGCACTCGATGCAGCGCCAAGGTCTGCAGACTACCTTCAGAATGTCCCGCCTGCGGACTGACGCTTATTCTGTCTACACATCTTGCTCGATCctatcatcatcttttccctttgcgAAACTGGGTGGAAGTACCTTGGGCCGAAGCCACGCAATCCATAGCCTGTTTCTCCTGCCAGACTTTCTTTCCAGAACCACCCAAATcaatcaaggacaagggaaAGGATGA